The Elusimicrobiota bacterium DNA window ATAAAGAGTTCAAGGAAATTATATTCAAGACCGGTAAAATAGTTTATGAAAGAGGAGTTTGAAATATTTGGGAGAATAAAAACCAATTATACTGATAACATTCAGAAAATTATAGATAAATTAAAGGCAGGTTAAAGATTAACCACTGAAGCACGGAATCACGGAATAGATTCCCGACAGCGACATTCGGGAATGACATTTTTCAGTGTATTCAGTGTATTCAGTGGCAAAGAATAAAATCTTGTAAATCCTGTCAGGTAAAAGGCAGGTTAGCGGTTATGACAGAATACCGACTACCGAGGAGGAGAAAATGGCGAAGCAGAAGTTTGAGCGGACAAAGCCGCATGTGAATGTAGGCACAATCGGGCATGTAGACCATGGAAAAACATTGCTGACAGCAGCAATTACGAAGGTTCTGGAACAGAAAGGGCTGTCAAAATTCGTCAGTTATGACGAAGTGGCAAAGGCATCGGAATCACAGGGCAGACGCGATGAGACCAAAATCCTGACCATCGCAATCAGCCATGTAGAGTATCAAACCGAGAAACGGCACTATGCACATATTGACTGCCCAGGTCACGCGGACTATGTGAAAAATATGATAACCGGTGCCGCACAGATGGATGGTGCAATTCTTGTGGTCTCTGCCGCAGACGGCCCAATGCCACAAACCCGAGAGCATATCCTGTTAGCCCGTCAGGTGAATGTGCCGCATATCGTTGTCTATCTGAATAAAGTAGATGTTGTCAACGATAAAGAACTGGTTGATTTGGTTGAATTAGAAATACGGGAACTCTTAAACAAGTATCAATTCCCGGGCGATAAGATACCTGTAATACGGGGCAGTGCACTGAAAGCGATGCAGGGCGACCAATCAGAAATCGGTGAGCCATCAATCTGGAAACTGATGGACGCGATTGATACAACAATCCCGGAACCGAAACGGGATATTGATAAGCCGTTTTTGATGAGTGTTGAAGATGTGTTCACTATTACCGGTCGCGGAACTGTTGCAACCGGCAGGATTGAACGCGGAAAAATTAAAACCGGTGATGCTGTAGAAATTGTTGGGATACAAGAAACGCGAAAATCAGTTGCAACAAGTGTTGAGATGTTCAGAAAAATACTTGATGAAGCGGTTGCAGGCGACAATGTTGGCGTGCTGTTAAGAGGTATAGAAAAAGACCAGGTGGAACGCGGACAGGTTATCGCAGCACCGGCAACAATTACACCACATAAAAAATTTAAAGGGCAAGTGTATGTTCTAACAAAAGAAGAAGGTGGCAGACATACACCATTCTTTAACGGCTACCGTCCACAGTTCTATTTCAGAACAACGGATGTCACCGGAGATGTAAATTTACCAAAAGGGATTGAAATGGTAATGCCCGGCGATAATGTTGAGATAACCGGTGAACTGATTACACCAATTGCAATGGAGAAAGAACTGCGGTTCGCAATCCGTGAAGGCGGGCATACCGTCGGCGCCGGTGTGGTTTCAGAAATTATAGAATAGAGGCAGTGACAAACAAGTGGATAAGTGGTTAGTGGTTAGTAAAAACTTAATCACTTAATCACTAGCTCCCGACTTAAGTCGGGAGCTAATCACTGGTTTTAAGTGGCGAAAACAGACCAACTATCACAATCACAACGAATAAGAATCCGACTCCAAGCATATGACCATAAGATGCTTGACCAGTCACTCGCTGAGGTGATTCAAACTGCGAAACGGACTGGTGCATCCATTTCAGGTCCGGTACTTTTACCAACAAGAATCAAGAAGTATACTGTTTTACGCTCTCCACATACGGATAAGAAATCACGGGAACAGTTTGAAATGCGTATCCATAAACGGCTTGTAGATATTTTACAGCCAACACCACAAACAATAGATGCATTGATGAAACTGGATTTACCCGCAGGTGTAGATGTAGAGATAAAAGCCTAGGAGACAGTGGCTAAGTGGATAAGTGGCTATGTGGTTAGTTTTTCTAATCACTTAATCACCTAATTACTTAATCACTTATTTTAAGTGAAAACAATACTTGGTACAAAAATAGGAATGACACAGATTTTTTCAGATAATGGTGAAGCGATACCAGTAACGGTTGTTTCAGCAGGACCTTGTTTTGTTACACAAATAAAAACAGTCGCAACTGATGGATACAATGCAATCCAAGTTGGCTATGGAACTGCGAAAGAAAGAAAAATTACAAAGCCAGTTCTTGGACATATCAAAAAATCAAACACTCAGCAGATGTTTGCTCAACTCAGAGAGTTCAGAATAGACAAGCCCGACGAAACACAGCCATTCCAACTCGGACAGGCAATAAAATGCGATATTTTCTCGCCAGGCGATTTTGTAGATGTCCGCGGTATCTCTAAAGGGCTTGGGTTTCAAGGTGTTGTGAAACGACATGGGTTTGGTGGCGGACCTACTACACATGGTCAATCAGACAAGCAGCGTGCACCAGGTGCGATAGGGCCACAGAGACCGCAAAAAACAAGAAAAGGAAAAAAAATGGCAGGTCGGATGGGTGGTAAAAATCTTACTATTCAAAAACTTCAGATTGTTAAAACAATACCTGAAAAAAATATATTGCTTATAAAAGGCGCTATACCAGGCGTTAAGAACGGACAGGTTGTAATTTCAAGCACGATAAAGAAAGTAAAACCAAAACCTGTTACTATACAGAAAGAAATCAAAAAGATAGAACCGAAACCAAAAACCGCTAAGCCGATAAAGAAATGAGTATGGAAGCAAAAGTTTTTAATATAAATGGTGAGCAAACTGGTAGTATTGCACTTCCTGATAATGTTTTTAATACAAAGATAAATATCCCGCTGATGCACGAGGTTGTTAACTGGTATCTTGCAAATCGCCGTCAGGGAACACATTCGGCAAAAACAAGGGCAGAAGTATCAGGTTCAGGCAGGAAACCTTGGAAACAGAAAGGCACCGGGCGGGCAAGAGCCGGCAGTATCCGTTCTCCACTGTGGCGGCATGGTGGCGTAATTTTTGCCAAAAAACCAAGAGAGTTTTCATATTCAATACCGAAACGAAAAAGAAAAATAGCATTATTATCTGCACTATCCGCTAAAGCAAGAGATGGCGCAGTAATGGTGCTTGATGGATTGCAGATTCCAGAACCCAAAACCAAACAGGTTGCTAAAATAGTTAAGAACTTAAAACTGGCTAATAGTAAAATACTGCTGGTTACTAAACGGGATAGAATACTTAATCTTGCAACACGGAATCTGGCTAATTTAGTTTTTAGCGATATTTCTGATTTAACAGCATATAATGTGCTGAATGCAAACAAAATAGTTTTTACTGAAGAGTCATTACAGACAATATCTAACAGGTTCGCAAAGTGAAAAAAACAAAAGAATGCAAATCTTACAGATGACGGGTTTTTAGTTTTATCTGATGTATACTATCCTGGTTGGAAAGCATTTGTTGATGGAAAAGAGGAAAAAATATTGCGGGCAAATTATTTATTCAGAGCGGTTCCATTAAAAAAAGGGAACCATCAAGTAGAATTTGTATATAAGCCAAAATCTTATATAACAGGACGAAATATCACAACCAGTTCAATTATTACAGTATTCATTTTAGGTATAGTAGCATGGAGAAAAAATGTTTAAGAAAGCTAAAATAATGTTGCTCTGTTTTGGTTTGGTTTCACCATCTGAATGTGTTTGGACGAATGCACAACCGATGATGGTTTGGGATGTGCCGAGTGATGCCGATGGTGATGATTTACACTTTAAGGTTGAGTTGTCGTCGGTAAGTGATTTTTCTGTAAAAGATGTCTTTGAAAGTAATGTCTCAACAAAAGGGTTTTTGCCCGTGCCACCGGTTACACAGCGTATAGGACAAATGTCCTATACTGTTCATAATGGAATCTTGATATGAAAAAGGTTTTTGAAAACCTGTCCCGAACTTGTTTCGGGAATAAATGGTTCGCAGTTGCTTTGATAATACTGGTTTCAATAGGTATTTATCACAAATCACTTAATGCTCCTTTCATATTTGACGATATAGGAAAGATTGTAGAAAACCCTGATATAAAAAAACTGAGTAATCTCAAAGCGAAACTGATTTACCCGTATACAAATAATAAAATATGGGAACGAAACGATCCATCACGGCCAATTACATATTTAACTTTTACGCTAAATTACTATTTTGGGAAATTAAATACTTTTGGGTACCATCTGTTTAATCTTGTTGTACATATATTCAATGCTATATTGATATTTATACTTACAAGAAAAATATTATTATTTTTTCCACAATCTCCCAATTTCCCAATTTCCCAATTTCTGATTTTTCCTTTTTTTGTAGCACTGTTTTTTACAGTACATCCCATCAATATAAGTAGTGTATTATACATTTTTAGTCGTTCTGTTCTGTTAGCGACATTTTTTTATTTGATGGCTTTATTATTATTTATAAAAGCAACCGAAAAGAATTCCTTAATCTCTCTATCTCCTATCTCCTATCTCCTATCTCTTATCTGTTTCATTCTGGCATTATTTTCTAGACAGGATGTAGTTACATTGCCGATAATGATTTTGTTAGTTGATTATATTTTTTTAAGTGATTTTAACACAAAAAAAGTTATTGAAAAAAAGTATTATCATATACCATTTTGGATTCTGCTGGTTGTATATTTATTATTCCGGTATTTCTATTTTGGTGATGTAGGAGATGCAGAAGCAGGAACTTTATGGGATAGATATCCTTATATTATTATTCAACCATATGTAGTACTGAAGTACTTAAAAATGTTGCTTATTCCGACCGGACTTTGCATAGTTCACAAAATCAACCCCGCGAGAATTTCAGAACTAAAAACGATACTAGCTCTTTTATCTATTACAGTAATATTTTGGTTAACTTATAAGATTTATAAAAAGAAAGCAAATAATTCAAAAATAACATTATTCAGCGTATTGTGGTTTTTCATAACTCTGTCGCCAACATCCAGTTTTTTTCCTACTACCAGTGCATTAGTTGAAAATCGTCTGTATCTTTCTGGATTTGGGTTTTACTTCATTTTTGTATTTTTTTATACTTTAGTTTCTAAATTTTTTAATCTGTCTAATTTTTTAATTTTTTTAATATGTATTCAT harbors:
- the rpsJ gene encoding 30S ribosomal protein S10, with the translated sequence MAKTDQLSQSQRIRIRLQAYDHKMLDQSLAEVIQTAKRTGASISGPVLLPTRIKKYTVLRSPHTDKKSREQFEMRIHKRLVDILQPTPQTIDALMKLDLPAGVDVEIKA
- the tuf gene encoding elongation factor Tu, which codes for MAKQKFERTKPHVNVGTIGHVDHGKTLLTAAITKVLEQKGLSKFVSYDEVAKASESQGRRDETKILTIAISHVEYQTEKRHYAHIDCPGHADYVKNMITGAAQMDGAILVVSAADGPMPQTREHILLARQVNVPHIVVYLNKVDVVNDKELVDLVELEIRELLNKYQFPGDKIPVIRGSALKAMQGDQSEIGEPSIWKLMDAIDTTIPEPKRDIDKPFLMSVEDVFTITGRGTVATGRIERGKIKTGDAVEIVGIQETRKSVATSVEMFRKILDEAVAGDNVGVLLRGIEKDQVERGQVIAAPATITPHKKFKGQVYVLTKEEGGRHTPFFNGYRPQFYFRTTDVTGDVNLPKGIEMVMPGDNVEITGELITPIAMEKELRFAIREGGHTVGAGVVSEIIE
- the rplD gene encoding 50S ribosomal protein L4, translating into MEAKVFNINGEQTGSIALPDNVFNTKINIPLMHEVVNWYLANRRQGTHSAKTRAEVSGSGRKPWKQKGTGRARAGSIRSPLWRHGGVIFAKKPREFSYSIPKRKRKIALLSALSAKARDGAVMVLDGLQIPEPKTKQVAKIVKNLKLANSKILLVTKRDRILNLATRNLANLVFSDISDLTAYNVLNANKIVFTEESLQTISNRFAK
- a CDS encoding tetratricopeptide repeat protein; translated protein: MKKVFENLSRTCFGNKWFAVALIILVSIGIYHKSLNAPFIFDDIGKIVENPDIKKLSNLKAKLIYPYTNNKIWERNDPSRPITYLTFTLNYYFGKLNTFGYHLFNLVVHIFNAILIFILTRKILLFFPQSPNFPISQFLIFPFFVALFFTVHPINISSVLYIFSRSVLLATFFYLMALLLFIKATEKNSLISLSPISYLLSLICFILALFSRQDVVTLPIMILLVDYIFLSDFNTKKVIEKKYYHIPFWILLVVYLLFRYFYFGDVGDAEAGTLWDRYPYIIIQPYVVLKYLKMLLIPTGLCIVHKINPARISELKTILALLSITVIFWLTYKIYKKKANNSKITLFSVLWFFITLSPTSSFFPTTSALVENRLYLSGFGFYFIFVFFYTLVSKFFNLSNFLIFLICIHIFLLGYVTVKRNQLYQNPVLLWQDVISRYPNSIEAHNNLGILLYNSNRFEEAEKAYRNAIRINPNFVNAYTNLGNLFKCRRIPRSLLRG